The Opisthocomus hoazin isolate bOpiHoa1 chromosome 30, bOpiHoa1.hap1, whole genome shotgun sequence genome has a window encoding:
- the RORC gene encoding nuclear receptor ROR-gamma: MSRDAVKFGRMSKKQRDRLHAEVQQQLEQRQRERAAEGGPAGTLGLPGCRGHPPTPASTHHGAPEGRAGPTAEGEPGRPEGTERGPGGDGDRDGLDFYPHPDVGSLLESPAASGAEIEHLTQNVLKSYRETCQLRAEELQLRRWDTFSREEVCAYQRQSMQDMWQRCAARVTEAIQHVVEFAKRLRGFMDLCQNDQIVLLKAGAMEVVLVRMCRAFNSDNRTVFFEGKYAGAELFRSLGCHELIGSIFDFAQSLCALHCSESEVAFLSALVLVNAGRPWLQEQAKVARLQGRLELAFRVLLRRTQREGLLARLPPPSRLRALCAQHVEQLQAFRRLHPAALPAAFPPLYRELFAAEAEPPASAR; encoded by the exons ATGTCGCGCGACG ccGTCAAGTTCGGCCGCATGTCCAAGAAGCAGCGGGACCGGCTGCACGCCGAggtgcaacagcagctggagcagcggcagcgggagcgggcggccgaGGGGGGTCCCGCCGgcaccctggggctgccggggtgcCGGGGCCACCCGCCGACCCCCGCCAGCACCCACCACGGCGCGCCGGAGGGCAGGGCCGGCCCCACGGCGGAGGGGGAGCCGGGGCGGCCAGAGGGCACCGAGCGGGGCCcgggtggggacggggacagggacggtcTCGACTTCTACCCCCACCCCGATGTCGGCAGCCTCCTGGAGTCACCCGCAGCCTCCGGCGCAGAGATTG AGCACCTCACCCAGAACGTCCTCAAGTCCTACCGGGAGACGTGCCAGCTGCGCGCCGAGGAGCTGCAGCTGCGGCGCTGGGACACCTTCTCGCGCGAGGAGGTCTGCGCCTACCAGCGGCAG TCGATGCAGGACATGTGGCAGCGCTGCGCCGCGCGCGTCACCGAGGCCATCCAGCACGTCGTCGAGTTCGCCAAGCGCCTGCGCGGCTTCATGGACCTCTGCCAGAACGACCAGATCGTCCTCCTCAAAGCAG GCGCCATGGAGGTGGTGCTGGTGCGCATGTGCCGAGCCTTCAACTCCGACAACCGGACCGTCTTCTTCGAGGGCAAGTACGCCGGCGCCGAGCTCTTCCGATCCCTGG GCTGCCACGAGCTCATCGGCTCCATCTTCGACTTCGCCCAGAGCCTCTGCGCTCTGCACTGCTCGGAGAGCGAGGTGGCCTTCCTCAGCGCCCTCGTCCTCGTCAACGCCG gccGGCcgtggctgcaggagcaggcgAAGGTGGCCCGGCTGCAGGGACGCCTGGAGCTGGCCTTCCGCGTCCTGCTGCGCCGGACCCAGCGCGAGGGGCTCCTGGCCCGG CTGCCGCCGCCGTCGCGCCTGCGGGCGCTGTGCGCGCAGCACGTGGAGCAGCTCCAGGCCTTCCGGCGCCTGCACCCCGCGGCGCTGCCTGCCGCCTTCCCCCCGCTCTACCGCGAGCTCTTCGCCGCCGAGGCCGAGCCCCCCGCCAGCGCCCGCTGA
- the TDRKH gene encoding tudor and KH domain-containing protein: MTAERGCRPGLTALQKAALLLGVPASAAVLYILFRRYRESREERPAFVGTEELEVEVRVPRTAVKSIIGRRGATVKKLSQETGARIDVEGDGEGEETALLISGSPGQVCRAKAAVHRIVTESVPVSEQLCVPQRAVGRIIGRGGETVRGICRSSGATVLCEREADAGLAPVRVIQLSGTQKEVAAAKKLIMEKLLEDDAFRKELAQSTATRCQRKQPLGIRREPEPLANGMPEHGDEDGRWSWGEGSLLGPAALEELEDESEELEELEEPAAEPDVAVPKFEVPSPDFSFHADEHLEVYVSAAENPHHFWIQLIGQRSLQLDKLTAEMRHYYQSSGRAAELLAVQAGDIVAAPYMDSSDWYRARVLGTLDNGNLDLYYVDFGDNGEAPREALRALRSDFLSLPFQAIECSLAGVAPAGDEWEEAALEAFDRLTHCALWQPLMAKISSYVQSGLCARPRVRLYDAQHGENLDIGAELVRLGYAVPCAQEEEEGLAQEPAPQTPEHGAGASLESLGGTPRPPSGVSLADAASGGSGDGAVTAR; the protein is encoded by the exons ATGacggcggagcggggctgccggcccgGGCTGACCGCGCTGCAGAAGGCCGCGCTGCTGCTGGGCGTCCCGGCCAGCGCCGCCGTCCTCTACATCCTGTTCCGCCGGTACCGGGAGAGCCGAG AGGAGCGGCCGGCCTTCGTGGGCACCGAGGAGCTGGAGGTGGAGGTGCGCGTGCCCCGGACGGCCGTGAAGTCCATCATCGGGCGGAGGGGAGCCACCGTCAAGAAG CTGAGCCAGGAGACGGGCGCTCGCATCGACGTGGAGGGAGACGGCGAGGGCGAGGAGACGGCGCTGCTGATCTCGGGCTCCCCCGGACAAGTCTGCCGGGCGAAAGCCGCCGTGCACCGGATCGTGACGGAGAGCGTCCCCGTGTCGGAGCAGCTCTGTGTGCCCCAGAGAGCCGTCGGCAGGATCATCG GCCGGGGCGGCGAGACGGTGCGGGGCATCTGCCGCAGCTCGGGGGCCACAGTGCTCTGCGAGCGCGAGGCCGACGCTGGGCTGGCCCCCGTCCGGGTCATCCAGCTCTCGGGGACGCAGAAGGAGGTGGCAGCCGCCAAGAAGCTCATcatggagaagctgctggaggaCGACGCCTTCCGGAAGGAGCTGGCCCAGTCGACGGCGACGCGGTGCCAGCGCAAGCAGCCCCTGGGCATCCGGCGGGAGCCGGAGCCGCTCGCCAACGGGATGCCGGAGCACGGGGATGAGGACGGGCGCTGGTCCTGGGGCGAGGGCTCGCTCCTGGGCCCGGCCGccttggaggagctggaggatgagagcgaggagctggaggagctggaggagccggcGGCAGAGCCTGACGTGGCAGTGCCGAAATTTGAGG TTCCCAGCCCCGACTTCAGCTTCCACGCCGACGAGCACCTGGAAGTTTACGTCTCTGCTGCGGAAAACCCCCACCACTTCTGGATCCAGCTCATCGGGCAGCGCAGCCTGCAGCTGGACAAGCTGACGGCCGAGATGCGGCACTACTACCAGAGCAGCGGCCGCGCG gcagagctcctggCTGTCCAGGCAGGGGACATCGTGGCCGCTCCCTACATGGACAGCAGCGACTGGTACCGAGCCCGCGTCCTGGGCACGCTGGACAACGGCAACTTGGACCTGTACTACGTGGATTTTGGGGACAACGGGGAGGCCCCTCGCGAGGCGCTGCGGGCCCTGCG GAGCGACTTCCTGAGCCTGCCCTTCCAGGCCATCGAGTGCAGCCTGGCCGGCGTCGCGCCCGCTG GGGACGAGTGGGAAGAGGCGGCCCTGGAGGCCTTTGACCGGCTCACCCACTGCGCCCTGTGGCAGCCGCTCATGGCAAAGATCTCCAGCTACGTCCAGTCCGGGCTCTGCGCCCGGCCCCGTGTCCGGCTCTACGACGCCCAGCACGGGGAG AACCTGGACATCGGTGCGGAGCTGGTGCGGCTGGGCTACGCCGTCCCCTGcgcccaggaggaggaggaagggctggcGCAGGAGCCCGCGCCGCAGACCCCG GAGCACGGCGCTGGCGCCTCGCTCGAGAGCCTTGgtgggaccccccggcccccgtCCGGCGTCAGCCTCGCGG aCGCAGCCTCCGGCGGCAGCGGTGACGGCGCAGTGACGGCGCGGTGA